The following DNA comes from Janthinobacterium sp. TB1-E2.
GGCGCCAACGATGCCGATGAAGTCAGCAGTTCCGTGGCCAAGGTACAGGCGTCGGTCAAAAAGAACGTGGAACTGCTGGCGCGCCTGAAAGTCCTGGTCAACACGCCCAAGGGGCAGGAGCTGTTCCAGGCCGTGGCGAACGGCCACGAAGGCTATGGCAAGACGCGCGATGCGAATATCAAGCTGTTACAAGAAGGCAAATCGGAAACGGCGGGCATTTTCCTGCTGACGCAGCTGCGTTATCCGCAAGAAAAATTCCTGACGGCACTGGCGGCCATGGCCAGCTTCCAGGAATCGCTGATGGAAAGCGAAGGCAAGCAAGCCGGCGCCGATGGGCGCATGGCCATCATCCTGAGCCTGTCCCTGTCGAGCGCCGCGACGGCCATTGCCATCGCGCTGGCCATCCTGATCAGCCGCTCGATCAGCCGCCCCATAGCCGAAGCCGTCAAGGTGGCGCAACGGGTGGCTGCCGGCGACTTGTCGGTCACCATCGACGCGCGCGGCAACGATGAAACGGGCCTGCTGCTGCGGGCCTTGAAAGAGATGAATGACAATCTGCAAGGCATCGTGGCGCGGGTGCGCCATGGCACGGATGCCATCGCCCACGGCTCGCGTGAAATCGCCTCCGGCAATATGGACCTGTCGTCGCGCACGGAACAGCAAGCCAGCTCGCTGGAAGAAACGGCCTCGTCGATGGAGGAACTGACGTCCACCGTCAAGCAGAATGGCGAAAACGCGCGCCAGGCCAACCAGATGGCGCAATCGGCCTCCAGCGTGGCCAGCAAGGGCGGTCAGGTAGTGGCCGAAGTGATCACGACCATGGACTCCATCAATGCCTCGTCAAAGAAAATCGTCGACATCATCGGTGTTATCGACGGCATTGCTTTCCAGACCAATATCCTGGCCCTGAATGCGGCCGTGGAAGCGGCCAGGGCGGGCGAGCAGGGACGGGGCTTTGCCGTGGTCGCCACGGAAGTGCGCAACCTGGCCCACCGCTCCGCCTCCGCCGCCAAGGAAATCAAGATCCTCATCGACGACTCCGTGCACCAGGTCAACCTCGGCAGCAGCCTCGTGAACCAGGCGGGCAGCACCATGGAAGAGATCGTCAGCAGCGTGCGGCGCGTCACGGACATCATGGCCGAGATCACGTCCGCCAGCAACGAGCAGGAAACGGGCATTGAACAGATCAACCAGGCCATCACGGAAATGGATGCCGTGACACAGCAAAATGCGGCCCTCGTGGAAGAGGCCGCCGCCGCGTCCGAAGCCCTGCAGGATCAGGCGGGCATTCTGGCCGAAGCCGTCAGCGTGTTCAAGCTCGACGGCACGCACCCGCTGCCGCCGGCGCAGGTGCAAGCCATCCGCGCTCCGGCACGCGCGCCAGCCAAGCCCGCCGCCGCGCCGCGCGTCACGGCAGCGCCCGCGAGGAAAGCAGGCAAGGCGGGCACCCTGGCCGTGGTCGCCGATGCCGAGTGGGAACAGTACTAAGGCAGGACCTGCCGCAAGGCATACATCAGCCTGCGCCTCAGCCGCCCGCCACCACCATGCTCTCGATGAGGATGGACCCCGTCTCTTTGGTGCCGCGGCGCAAGGTGTCGGCGCCTACGGCCACGATGTTGCGCAGCATGTCTTTCATGTTGCCGGCGATGGTGATTTCTTCCACCGGGTATTGAATGACGCCATTTTCCACCCAGAAACCGGAGGCGCCGCGCGAATAGTCGCCCGTCACGTAATTGGTTCCTTGCCCCATCAGTTCCGTCACCAGCAAGCCCGTGCCCAACTTTTTCAGCATGGCGACAAAATCGTCGCTGGCGGCCGTCAGCTTGGAGGTCAGGTACAGATTGTGCGAACCGCCCGCGTTGCCCGTCGTCTGCATGCCCAGCTTGCGGGCCGTGTAAGTCGACAGGAAATAGCCTTGCACCAGGCCATCCTTGACGACGTCGCGGCTGACGGTTTTCACGCCCTCTTCATCGAACGGCGCCGAACCGACGCCGCCGATCACGTGCGGGTCTTCGAAGATCTGCACATGCGACGGCAGCACTTGCGTGCCCAGCGAGTCGTTCAGAAACGTGGACTTGCGGTACAGGGCGCCGCCCGAGGTCGCTTGCACATAGGTACCGAGCAAACCGGCCGCCAGCGGCGCCTCGAACAGCACGGGGCAAGTACGCGTGCCGAGTTTACGCGCATTCAGGCGCGACAGGGCGCGCTCGGCGGCGTAGCGGCCGATGGCTTCCGGGCTCGACATTTTGGACGCGTCGCGCACGGATGAATACCAGTCGTCGCGCTGCATCTTGGCGCCCTTGCCGGCGATGGGCGCCACGGACAGGGTGTGGCGCGAAAACGGGTAGCCGCCGATGAAGCCGCGCGAATTGGCGGACACAAAGTGCGATTGCTGCACGTGCACGCTGGCGCCCTCGCTGTTGGTGATGCGCGGGTCGACGGCGAACGCGGCCGCTTCGGCCCGCTGGGCCAGTGCGACGGCTTCCTCGGTGGAAATGAGCCACGGATAGAACAGTTGCAGGTCGCGGGGGGACATTTCCAGCATGTCCGCGTCGGCCAGGCCCGCGCAATCGTCCTCGGCCGTGAAGCGGGCGATGTTGTAGGCCGCGTCCACCGTGGCGCGCAGGGCGGACGGCGAAAAGTCGGAGGTGCTGGCATTGCCGCGCTTCTTGCCGACAAACACGGTCACGCCCATGCCCTTGTCCTTGTTTTGCTCGATCGTCTCGATCTTGCCTTTTCGTACAGAAACGGACAGGCCACCGCCTTCGCTGACTTCGACGGCAGCGTCGGTGCCGCCCGCTTCCCGCGCAAAAGACAACACATCACGGGCCAGTTGCTGCAATTGCTCTTGACTATGGGTAAATACGGAGTCGTTCATGCGCTGTTTTCTTCGGAAAGCCGCTAAAAAGGTTATCATAGCAGTCGTTTACAGTTTACAGGAGCGGTCCACAAGTCCTCTCCCGCCTTATATATCATGCCAAATCCAAACCGGGGAGCTTGCGGCTTCCAATCGACCGAATTCGAACAGGAATATGAACGTCCGTCGAAATCGGAACTCAAACGCCAGATGACCGTCCTGCAAAAGCTGGGCGAAGAACTCGTCAATGAAGCACGCGACCGCGTCAAGCGCGTCCCGATGCCGGAAGACGTGCGCGACGCCATTCTCGAATGCCAGCAAATCAAGGATCACGAAGGCCGCCGCCGCCAGCTGCAATACGTGGGCAAGAAGATGCGCACTCTGGATGAAGAAGAAGTTGCCGCCATCCAACGCACCATCGATAGCTGGAAAGGCTTGTCGAAAGCCGACACGGCCAATATGCACGCGATGGAACGCCGCCGCGACAAGCTGTTGACGGACGACAAGGCGTTGACCGTCTTGCTGTCGGAAAACCCGGAACTGGACGTGCAGCACCTGCGCACCCTGATCCGCAATGCCCGCAAAGAGCAAGCCGAGAACAAGCCGCCAAAAGCCTACCGTGAAATCTTCCAGATTTTGAAAGAGATCGCCAAGAAGAAAAACGGCGGCAAGAAAGATGCCGACGAAGATGACGTTGAAGGCGAAGACGACGAGTAAAAAACTGGGGTCTGACCCCAGCATTGACGAAAAACCGGGATCAGCCCGGTTTTTTTACGACATAGACAGGTGCCCCATGACCACGATAGAAGACGAATTGATTATCGGCCTCGTGTCGATCTCGGACCGCGCCAGCGGCGGCGTATATGAAGACCTGGGCATCCCGGCCCTGGAAAGCTGGCTGTCCGCCGCCATCCGCACGCCTTTCCGACTGGAAAAGCGGTTGATCCCGGACGAGCGCTCGCAGATTGAAAACACCCTGATCGACATGGTCGACCTGAGCCACTGCCATCTGATCCTGACGACGGGTGGCACGGGACCGGCGCGGCGCGACGTCACGCCGGACGCCACCTTGTCCGTCGGGACCAAGGAAATGCCCGGTTTCGGCGAACAGATGCGCCAGATCAGCCTGCAATTCGTGCCGACGGCGATCCTGTCGCGCCAGGTGGCCGTGATCCGCGAAACGCCCGAGCGCGCCGCCCTGATCATGAACTTGCCGGGCCAGCCGAAAGCCATCAAGGAAACCCTGGAAGGCTTGAAAGACGCCGCTGGCGTGCAACTGGTGAACGGCATCTTTGCCGCCGTGCCATATTGCATCGACCTCATCGGTGGCCCCTACATGGAAACCGATCCGGCCATCTGCAAGGCCTTCCGCCCCAAATCGGCGCTGCGTCCGGCGCAACCATTACCAGAGGAAAACACATGAGCAACTTGCTGGAAACCATAGAACTCGACAGCGCACCGAATCCTACCGTCGCCATCATCTGGATGCACGGCCTGGGCGCAGACGGCAACGACTTCGTTCCTCTGGTAAAAGAACTCGATTTGCGCGGCTGCCCCGCCATCCGCTTCATTTTCCCCAGCGCCGGCACCATGCCCGTCACCATCAACAACGGTTATGTGATGCGCGCCTGGTACGAC
Coding sequences within:
- a CDS encoding methyl-accepting chemotaxis protein — encoded protein: MSKLKISTRLAFSFGLIIVLLIMVAFVSISRIRNINASTEKILNDRYVKVMLSNAIQSEVNIQARLLSIAIIGANDADEVSSSVAKVQASVKKNVELLARLKVLVNTPKGQELFQAVANGHEGYGKTRDANIKLLQEGKSETAGIFLLTQLRYPQEKFLTALAAMASFQESLMESEGKQAGADGRMAIILSLSLSSAATAIAIALAILISRSISRPIAEAVKVAQRVAAGDLSVTIDARGNDETGLLLRALKEMNDNLQGIVARVRHGTDAIAHGSREIASGNMDLSSRTEQQASSLEETASSMEELTSTVKQNGENARQANQMAQSASSVASKGGQVVAEVITTMDSINASSKKIVDIIGVIDGIAFQTNILALNAAVEAARAGEQGRGFAVVATEVRNLAHRSASAAKEIKILIDDSVHQVNLGSSLVNQAGSTMEEIVSSVRRVTDIMAEITSASNEQETGIEQINQAITEMDAVTQQNAALVEEAAAASEALQDQAGILAEAVSVFKLDGTHPLPPAQVQAIRAPARAPAKPAAAPRVTAAPARKAGKAGTLAVVADAEWEQY
- the pmbA gene encoding metalloprotease PmbA; the encoded protein is MNDSVFTHSQEQLQQLARDVLSFAREAGGTDAAVEVSEGGGLSVSVRKGKIETIEQNKDKGMGVTVFVGKKRGNASTSDFSPSALRATVDAAYNIARFTAEDDCAGLADADMLEMSPRDLQLFYPWLISTEEAVALAQRAEAAAFAVDPRITNSEGASVHVQQSHFVSANSRGFIGGYPFSRHTLSVAPIAGKGAKMQRDDWYSSVRDASKMSSPEAIGRYAAERALSRLNARKLGTRTCPVLFEAPLAAGLLGTYVQATSGGALYRKSTFLNDSLGTQVLPSHVQIFEDPHVIGGVGSAPFDEEGVKTVSRDVVKDGLVQGYFLSTYTARKLGMQTTGNAGGSHNLYLTSKLTAASDDFVAMLKKLGTGLLVTELMGQGTNYVTGDYSRGASGFWVENGVIQYPVEEITIAGNMKDMLRNIVAVGADTLRRGTKETGSILIESMVVAGG
- the yjgA gene encoding ribosome biogenesis factor YjgA encodes the protein MPNPNRGACGFQSTEFEQEYERPSKSELKRQMTVLQKLGEELVNEARDRVKRVPMPEDVRDAILECQQIKDHEGRRRQLQYVGKKMRTLDEEEVAAIQRTIDSWKGLSKADTANMHAMERRRDKLLTDDKALTVLLSENPELDVQHLRTLIRNARKEQAENKPPKAYREIFQILKEIAKKKNGGKKDADEDDVEGEDDE
- the mog gene encoding molybdopterin adenylyltransferase, whose amino-acid sequence is MTTIEDELIIGLVSISDRASGGVYEDLGIPALESWLSAAIRTPFRLEKRLIPDERSQIENTLIDMVDLSHCHLILTTGGTGPARRDVTPDATLSVGTKEMPGFGEQMRQISLQFVPTAILSRQVAVIRETPERAALIMNLPGQPKAIKETLEGLKDAAGVQLVNGIFAAVPYCIDLIGGPYMETDPAICKAFRPKSALRPAQPLPEENT